CATCTGATGCCCGATCTCCTGCTCGAACTCTTCTCCGAGGAAATCCCCGCGCGCATGCAGCGCAAGGCGGGCGAGGATCTGAAGAAGCTCGTCACCGATGCGCTCGTCGAGCGCGGCCTCGTCTATGAGGGCGCCAAGGCCTTCGTCACGCCGCGCCGGCTGGCGCTGCACGTCGCCGGGCTGCCGGTGCGCGGCCGCGATGTCCGCGAGGAGCGCAAGGGCCCGCGCGTCGGCGCGCCCGAGGCTGCCGTGCAGGGCTTCCTCAAGGCTGCCGGGCTAAATTCGCTCGATCAGGCGACCATCGTCAGCGATCCGAAAAAGGGCGATTCCTACGTCGCCATCATCGAGAAGCCAGGCCAGGAAACTGTTGCCGCCATCGCCGAGATCGTGCCGGCGGTGATCCGGTCCTTCCCCTGGCCGAAGTCGATGCGTTGGGGCAAGGCTTCCGCTGCCGGTGCCAGCCTGCGCTGGGTGCGCCCGCTGCATTCGATCCTCTGCACCTTCGGCGCGGAGACCGAGGACACCGAGATCGTGCCCTTCGAGGTCGACGGCATCGTCTCCGGCAACGTCACCTATGGCCACCGCTTCCATGCGCCCGGCCCGATCACGGTGAAGCGCCTCGACGACTATGTGACCTCGCTGGAGAAGGCCAAGGTCGTGCTAGATGCCGACCGGCGCAAGGAGATCATCCTCACCGACGCCCGCAACCTCGCCTTCGCGCAGGGGCTCGATCTCGTCGAGGATGAGGGGCTTCTGGAGGAGGTTGCCGGCCTCGTCGAATGGCCGGTCGTGCTGATGGGCGAATTCGAGGAGCGCTTCCTCGACATCCCCGGCGAGGCGATCCGCGCCACCATCCGCGCCAACCAGAAATGCTTCGTGTTGCGCGATCCCGCGACGGGCGCGCTTGCCAACCGCTTCATCCTGGTCTCGAACCTCCTCGCCAGCGACGGCGGCACGGCGATCACCGCCGGCAACGGCCGCGTCGTGCGCGCCCGCCTCTCCGACGCCGCCTATTTCTGGCAGACCGATCGCGGCTCGCTGCCGGACCTCGATACGCTCACGGCCAGCGCCGAGAAGCTCGGGCTCGATCTCGCCAAGCCGCTCGACCAGCGCATGGCCAAGCTCGAAAAGCTCGGCGTCGTCTTCCACGCGAAGCTCGGCACGCAAGGCGAGCGCGTCCAGCGCATCGCCGCGCTGGCGAGGGAGCTGGCTGATATCGTCGGTGCCGATCCCGAGAAGGCCGAGCGCGCCGCCAAGCTTGCCAAGGCCGATTTGCCGACCGAGATGGTCGGCGAATTCCCCGAGCTGCAGGGCCTGATGGGCCGGAAATACGCCGAGCTGCAGGGCGAGGACGCCTCGGTCGCCGCCGCGGTCGAGGAGCATTATAAGCCGCTCGGTCCCTCGGACCGCGTGCCGAGCGATCCAGTTTCGGTGGCGGTGGCGCTGGCCGACAAGCTCGATACGCTCGTCGGGTTCTGGGCCATCGACGAGAAACCCACGGGGAGCAAGGACCCCTATGCGCTGCGACGGGCGGCGTTGGGCGTGATCCGGCTGGTGGTTGAGAACGGGGCCCGACTGCCATTGTCTGACATTGGTATAGCTGCACTCAAGCCGGTGCTCGGCACGATGTACTACGCCAACAAGATGGCTTCGTTGGAGGCAGTCGAGGCTTTGAGCGACCTTGGAGTACAAGACGATATCGTTGACGACGCATCAACGCGTTTTGGAGGGAGCGTAAAAGCAATCGATATCTTTGATGATATCGTCCCTGGATACGAAAAGTGGGCTGATGAGAAAGTTGCCGGCCTCCTCTCCTTCTTCCACGATCGCCTGAAGGTCATGCTCCGCGACCAAGGCGCGCGGCATGATTTGGTCGATGCGGTTCTCGTCGGCGCCCCTTCTCCCCTTGCGGGAGAAGGTGGCAGCGCATCAGCGCTGACGGATGAGGGGTCTCGCGACGCTTCCGGCAAGGGTGGCGCGACCCCTCACCCCAACCCTCTCCCGCAGGGGGAGAGGGGGCAGGTCGGCGATTCCGACGATCTCCTCCTCATCACCCGCCGCGTCGCGGCGCTCGGCCGCTTCCTCGACACCGAGGACGGCAGGAACCTGCTCGCCGGCTACAAGCGCGCCGCCAACATCCTCAAGGCCGAGGAGAAGAAGGACGGGGAGGGCGCCTTCGCCGATGCTCCGGACCTGCACCTCATCGCCGATGCCGGGCTGATCGAGGAGAAGGCGCTCGCCGTCGCGCTGGCGCAGGCCACTCCGAAGGCCGAGGCCGCCGTCGCCGCCGAGGATTACGAAGGCGCCATGGCCGCGCTGGCGGAGCTGCGCCCGGCGGTCGATGCCTTCTTCAACAAGGTCACGGTCAACGATCCCGATCCGGCCCAGCGCGCCAACCGCCTGAAGCTGCTGAACCAGCTTCGTCAGGCGACGCGCTCGGTCGCGGATTTCGACCGCATCGCGGGCTGACACACCGCCGTCATGCTCGGGCTTGACCCGAGCATCTTGGAAACCAGTGCCTTCTCGTCCTGAGATTCTCGGGTCTGCGCTTCGCTTCGCCCGAGAATGACGCCCTCGACGCCAAGCTCGCCCTTGTGCGGGCATCCACGTCTTGACCGCGACCTTCGACCGCCGAAGACGTGGATGGTCGGGACAAGCCCGACCATGACGATGGAGCTCCCCGCCAAGCACACCCACTTCGCCGGCAAAAGCTCGAACCGGAACCTATTCCCACCCTGCGACGTTCTGTCGGCGGGGCTGACATGCTGCGAATACGTCGCGGCAGGGCTCCGGGGGGCCGGCTATCGGCCGAGATAAAGGGCTTCACGCATGTCCATTCTGATTTCGCTTCTGATCACCGTTCTCGTGATCGGCCTCGTGCTCTATCTCGTGCGCATGCTGCCGCTCGACGGGCAGATCAAGAACGTCGTGCAGATCATCGTCATCGTGATCGGCATCATCTCGCTGCTGCGCTATCTCGCTGTTTTCTAAGGCGATTGACGGCGCGCCTGCGCTGGTTCACACTTCGCAAGGTCCAGAGGGCCCCGGACGTTCCCGTCTGGGGCCCTTTCCTGTTTCAGGGCGAGACCTGCGATGAACGCGCCGAACCGCACCGGCCATATCAGGCTGACCTCCCATCCCGAGCCCGGCAGCGCCGCCGTTCGCTTCCCGATCCGATGGGGCGCCCCGACCGCCGCCGAGCGCGGCCCGATCATCGCCTCGACCACAAACCCGGCCGACCGCAACGTCATCGGCGCCCATGGCGGCTCCTATTCGGTCTATCGCGCGCTCGCGATCTCGGCCCGCGCGATGAACCCCTCGCAGCGTCCCGACCTGACCAACACCTATCCCACCGCCGAGATCGCGCCGCAGCCGCAATGGGCCGATCCGAAGAAGATCGTCTCGCTCGATCCTTACGGCCACACGGTGGCGCAGGATTTCGGCAAGCTGATCGGCGAGGGCATCGATATCCGCCCTTCCATCGCAATCACCAAGGCGAGGCTCAACCTTCCCGAGATACTCGCGGCCATGGGCGCGCATCGCCTTGCCGCCGACGGGCATATCCTGCATTCCACCGGCGACATCTCCGTCACCAAGATCGCGGTCGACCCGGTCTGGTATCTGCCGGGCATCGCCGAGCGCTTCGGCACCACCGAGAACGAACTGCGCCGCACGCTCTTCGAGCAGACCGGCGGCATGTATCCCGAGCTGGTGACGCGGCCTGACCTCAAGGTCTTCCTGCCGCCGATCGGCTCGATCACCGCCTATGTCATGGGCGAGGTCTCCGGCTTGGCCGACCGCAAGACGCGCATCGCCTGCCGCGTCCATGACGAGTGCAACGGCTCGGATGTCTTCGGCTCCGACATCTGCACCTGCCGGCCCTATCTCACCCACGGCATCGAGGAATGCGTGAAGGAGGCCCAGAGCGGTGGCGTCGGCCTCATCGTCTACAACCGCAAGGAGGGCAGGGCGCTTGGCGAGGTCACCAAGTTCCTCGTCTACAACGCCCGCAAGCGCCAGGAGGGTGGCGATTCCGCCGCGACCTACTTCGAGCGCACCGAATGTGTCGCCGGCGTGCAGGATGCGCGCTTCCAGCAGCTCATGCCGGACGTATTGCACTGGCTCGGCGTCACCCGGATCGACCGGCTGATGTCGATGTCGAACATGAAATACGACGCCATGGTCGAGAGCGGCATCGAGATCGGCGAGCGCGTCGCCATCCCGCCCGAGCTGATCCCGCCCGATGCCTCCGTCGAGATCGAGGCGAAGAAGGCGGCGGGCTATTATTCGCCCGAGGGCAAGCCCGGCGACAACGCGCTCAAGGCCACCGTCGGCCGCGAGCTCGACAAGTTCTGATCCCGTCCCGCCCTATCCGAGTTGATGATGCCTGACCGCGATTCCGAGGCGTTCCGCGCCCTGTTGAAACCTGCTGCCGTGCGCGAACGCGCGCGGGAGATGCTGGAGCTGGGATTGTCCGGCGGGCTGCTCCATTTCAGTGTCCATCCCGAGCGGCTGGAGGCTTGCGCCGACTATGTGCTGGAGACCATCCGCGCGAATTATCCGACGCTCGAAATCCCCTTCCACGCACGCTGGCGCCACTTCGTCGTCGCCGGGGACGATCGCTGGCAGAGACTGGATCAGGCCGCGGCCTTCTCCGACACAGGCGCGCGCGGCCGCGCCGCTTACGACCTCGCCATCGTCAGCGTCCTGCTCGATGCCGGTGCGGGACCGGACTGGCGCTATCGCGACGCGGCGACCGGCAGCGAGATCGGCCGCTCCGAGGGGTTGGCGCTCGCTTCGCTCGATATGTTCGCCGCCGGCCTGTTCTCCAGCGACCCGGCCGATCCTCTGCGCGCCGATGCCGACGCGCTGAAGCACCTCGATACGGCAGGGCTTGCGCAGGGATTCCAGGCCGGGCCGGACAATATGCTATTGGCGCTCGAAGGGCGTGCCGCCCTGCTCAACCGCCTCGGAGAGGAGCTGGAGCGGCAGGGTTTGTCGCGCCCCGGCGAGCTTTTCGACCGCTTCGCCGCCGCCGCCGATACGGGGACGCTCCGGGCCGCCCATATGCTCGGTGAGGTCCTCGCGGTCTTCGGCGGCATCTGGCCTTCGCGCCTGACGCTGGCCGGCGTGGCGCTGGGCGACACCTGGCGCCATCCGCTGATCGCACCCGGCGAGCCAACGGAAGGCCTGGTGCCCTTCCACAAGCTCTCGCAATGGCTGACCTATTCGCTGATCGAGCCGCTGCAATGGGCCGGCATCACAATCGTCGATATCGACGATCTCACCGGCCTGCCCGAATATCGCAATGGCGGGCTCTTCCTGGACAGCGGTGTCATCGCGCTCAAGGACGAGGCGGATCGGGAGAAGGCGCATGAGGTCGGCTCGCCGCTGGTGGTCGAATGGCGGGCGCTGACCGTGGCGCTGCTGGACGAGATCGGCGCACTGGTCCGCAGGCGCCTCGGCCGTTCGCGCGAGGAATTGCCGCTCGCCAAGGTGCTGGAGGGCGGCAGCTGGGCCGCTGGGCGCCGGATCGCGCGCGAAAAGCGTGTGGATGGCGGTCCGCCCTTGACCATTGTCAGCGACGGCACGGTATTTTGAGGGTGAGCACAGCTTCGGGAAACAAAGGGGTAACCGGCGTATGACTTCGAGCCAGGACGGTGTCACCGTCGTCGATCACCCGTTGGTCCAGCACAAGCTCACGCTGATGCGCGAGAAGGATCGCTCCACCAAGAGCTTCCGCCAGCTCCTCAACGAGATCGGCATGCTGCTCTGTTACGAGGTGACGCGCGATCTGCCGACCGAGAAGATCGAAATCGAGACGCCGCTGCAGAAGTCGATGCAGCCCGTCATCGCCGGCAA
Above is a genomic segment from Bosea sp. NBC_00550 containing:
- the glyS gene encoding glycine--tRNA ligase subunit beta, with protein sequence MPDLLLELFSEEIPARMQRKAGEDLKKLVTDALVERGLVYEGAKAFVTPRRLALHVAGLPVRGRDVREERKGPRVGAPEAAVQGFLKAAGLNSLDQATIVSDPKKGDSYVAIIEKPGQETVAAIAEIVPAVIRSFPWPKSMRWGKASAAGASLRWVRPLHSILCTFGAETEDTEIVPFEVDGIVSGNVTYGHRFHAPGPITVKRLDDYVTSLEKAKVVLDADRRKEIILTDARNLAFAQGLDLVEDEGLLEEVAGLVEWPVVLMGEFEERFLDIPGEAIRATIRANQKCFVLRDPATGALANRFILVSNLLASDGGTAITAGNGRVVRARLSDAAYFWQTDRGSLPDLDTLTASAEKLGLDLAKPLDQRMAKLEKLGVVFHAKLGTQGERVQRIAALARELADIVGADPEKAERAAKLAKADLPTEMVGEFPELQGLMGRKYAELQGEDASVAAAVEEHYKPLGPSDRVPSDPVSVAVALADKLDTLVGFWAIDEKPTGSKDPYALRRAALGVIRLVVENGARLPLSDIGIAALKPVLGTMYYANKMASLEAVEALSDLGVQDDIVDDASTRFGGSVKAIDIFDDIVPGYEKWADEKVAGLLSFFHDRLKVMLRDQGARHDLVDAVLVGAPSPLAGEGGSASALTDEGSRDASGKGGATPHPNPLPQGERGQVGDSDDLLLITRRVAALGRFLDTEDGRNLLAGYKRAANILKAEEKKDGEGAFADAPDLHLIADAGLIEEKALAVALAQATPKAEAAVAAEDYEGAMAALAELRPAVDAFFNKVTVNDPDPAQRANRLKLLNQLRQATRSVADFDRIAG
- a CDS encoding Thivi_2564 family membrane protein, giving the protein MSILISLLITVLVIGLVLYLVRMLPLDGQIKNVVQIIVIVIGIISLLRYLAVF
- a CDS encoding GTP cyclohydrolase II, whose protein sequence is MNAPNRTGHIRLTSHPEPGSAAVRFPIRWGAPTAAERGPIIASTTNPADRNVIGAHGGSYSVYRALAISARAMNPSQRPDLTNTYPTAEIAPQPQWADPKKIVSLDPYGHTVAQDFGKLIGEGIDIRPSIAITKARLNLPEILAAMGAHRLAADGHILHSTGDISVTKIAVDPVWYLPGIAERFGTTENELRRTLFEQTGGMYPELVTRPDLKVFLPPIGSITAYVMGEVSGLADRKTRIACRVHDECNGSDVFGSDICTCRPYLTHGIEECVKEAQSGGVGLIVYNRKEGRALGEVTKFLVYNARKRQEGGDSAATYFERTECVAGVQDARFQQLMPDVLHWLGVTRIDRLMSMSNMKYDAMVESGIEIGERVAIPPELIPPDASVEIEAKKAAGYYSPEGKPGDNALKATVGRELDKF
- a CDS encoding URC4/urg3 family protein; translation: MPDRDSEAFRALLKPAAVRERAREMLELGLSGGLLHFSVHPERLEACADYVLETIRANYPTLEIPFHARWRHFVVAGDDRWQRLDQAAAFSDTGARGRAAYDLAIVSVLLDAGAGPDWRYRDAATGSEIGRSEGLALASLDMFAAGLFSSDPADPLRADADALKHLDTAGLAQGFQAGPDNMLLALEGRAALLNRLGEELERQGLSRPGELFDRFAAAADTGTLRAAHMLGEVLAVFGGIWPSRLTLAGVALGDTWRHPLIAPGEPTEGLVPFHKLSQWLTYSLIEPLQWAGITIVDIDDLTGLPEYRNGGLFLDSGVIALKDEADREKAHEVGSPLVVEWRALTVALLDEIGALVRRRLGRSREELPLAKVLEGGSWAAGRRIAREKRVDGGPPLTIVSDGTVF